A genomic region of Metopolophium dirhodum isolate CAU chromosome 1, ASM1992520v1, whole genome shotgun sequence contains the following coding sequences:
- the LOC132933172 gene encoding uncharacterized protein LOC132933172, whose translation MLLSHLNKIFDPLGFLAPVLVRGKIFLQQLWQLKIDWDKPLDADLTRRWDCFYKGLNELSRIPIPRKCIPSLSYEVQLHGFCDASEEAFGAAIYVRSKNQIGNWTARLLCSKTRVAPLKGSTIPRLELCGALTLAQLAKKTAEAWELESSSIYLWTDSMVVIGWLNSETCRLKTYVANRVDQILEITNPKQWRHVKTDENPADALLRGLTPKQLQYCEQWWQGPNWLSEDSGDWLRASILLTNEESLPEKKPIRLALIAVEPTRDLLNYFSVWHKLVRAAAWLLKFIEFRRSKNAGALSNYLDVADLRRAENGLVKRAQLDKFREELHALKAGKEVSRSSKLKSLYPLLRDDNLILVGGRLNHAKLTEEQRHPMILPSDHKVTRLIFEDTHKRLLQQLLASVRQRYWPLRGRVMVRSVTTRCVTCIRARPTFSPPLMAALPKARVRPSRPFTVSGVDFAGPLVVRSGIRRITGVKTWVAVFICFSTRAIHLEAVVGLTSGAFIAALRRFMSWRGKCSTIYSDNGTNFVGAQKELNSYIQNCDSQLAREGIEWKFNPPSAPHFGGLWESAVKSTKYHLNRILKDSRLNLEELNTLLCQIESCVNSRPITPLNSDPSEPEALTPGHFLVGGPLLLLPEPNTDSGPIEHLRRWKYVQALMKDFWNRWYKEYLPQLQVRGRWVARKATLRVGDVVIIKEDCTPPSKWKLGIITTVHPGKDEVVRVVTVRTSNGTELKRPVVKLCRLPVLENTPVVEKDDFQRGEDVAATTVDEP comes from the coding sequence ATGTTACTATCCCATCTCAACAAGATATTTGATCCACTCGGTTTCTTAGCTCCAGTGTTAGTGCGAGGGAAGATATTTTTACAGCAATTGTGGCAATTAAAAATCGATTGGGACAAACCTCTAGATGCAGATCTAACAAGAAGATGGGACTGTTTCTACAAGGGTCTTAACGAGCTGAGCCGTATTCCTATTCCAAGAAAATGTATACCAAGTCTTAGTTATGAGGTGCAATTGCATGGTTTTTGCGACGCTTCCGAAGAGGCCTTCGGAGCGGCAATTTATGTGCGAAGTAAGAATCAAATAGGAAATTGGACAGCTagattattatgttcaaaaacaCGGGTCGCTCCATTAAAGGGATCTACGATACCACGACTAGAGCTATGTGGAGCGCTCACCCTTGCCCAACTGGCCAAAAAGACAGCTGAAGCATGGGAGTTAGAAAGCAGCAGTATTTACTTATGGACAGATTCGATGGTCGTCATCGGATGGCTCAACAGTGAAACATGTAGGCTAAAAACATATGTAGCAAACCGTGTTGATCAAATTCTCGAGATCACTAACCCTAAACAGTGGAGGCACGTCAAAACTGACGAGAACCCGGCAGATGCTCTATTAAGAGGGTTGACTCCAAAGCAATTGCAATATTGTGAACAGTGGTGGCAAGGTCCAAATTGGTTGTCCGAGGATTCAGGCGATTGGTTAAGAGCGTCCATTTTATTGACAAATGAAGAGTCGCTGCCCGAAAAAAAACCTATTCGTCTAGCATTGATCGCAGTGGAGCCCACGAGAGACCTACTGAATTATTTCTCAGTCTGGCATAAGTTAGTTCGAGCAGCTGCCTGGTTATTAAAGTTCATTGAGTTTAGAAGATCGAAAAACGCCGGTGCATTATCAAATTATCTTGATGTAGCAGATTTAAGAAGGGCTGAAAATGGATTAGTTAAGCGAGCACAGCTGGACAAGTTCAGAGAAGAGCTTCATGCATTGAAAGCAGGAAAAGAAGTCTCACGCAGCAGCAAACTGAAGTCTTTGTACCCGCTACTTCGAGACGACAATTTGATCTTAGTGGGAGGCAGACTAAACCACGCAAAATTGACTGAAGAACAAAGGCACCCAATGATTTTGCCATCAGATCACAAGGTAACTAGATTAATTTTTGAAGATACGCATAAAAGGCTTCTACAACAACTATTAGCAAGTGTAAGGCAGCGGTACTGGCCTTTGAGAGGAAGAGTCATGGTCCGCTCCGTAACAACAAGATGTGTCACATGCATCCGTGCAAGACCCACATTCTCGCCCCCTCTTATGGCAGCATTACCGAAGGCACGAGTACGCCCTTCCAGACCATTCACTGTGAGTGGGGTTGATTTTGCAGGTCCGCTAGTTGTTCGCAGTGGAATTCGGCGCATCACTGGCGTAAAGACATGGGTGGCGGTTTTTATATGCTTTTCCACCAGAGCAATACATTTGGAAGCTGTAGTGGGTTTAACAAGTGGAGCCTTTATAGCAGCACTACGTCGCTTTATGTCATGGCGTGGAAAGTGTTCAACAATATACAGTGACAACGGAACAAACTTTGTTGGGGCTCAGAAAGAATTAAATTCATATATTCAGAATTGTGACTCACAGTTGGCTCGTGAAGGGATCGAGTGGAAGTTCAACCCTCCGTCAGCTCCACATTTTGGAGGTCTCTGGGAGAGCGCTGTTAAGAGCACCAAATACCATTTGAATCGTATATTAAAGGACAGCCGTCTTAATTTGGAAGAGCTAAACACGTTATTATGTCAAATAGAAAGCTGTGTAAATTCAAGGCCAATAACTCCACTAAATAGCGATCCTTCAGAGCCAGAAGCTCTGACTCCAGGGCATTTCTTAGTAGGGGGGCCATTACTATTGCTCCCAGAGCCGAACACAGATAGTGGTCCGATAGAACATTTACGCCGCTGGAAGTATGTGCAAGCATTGATGAAAGACTTCTGGAATCGCTGGTATAAAGAATATTTACCACAACTTCAGGTACGAGGAAGATGGGTAGCAAGAAAGGCAACTTTGCGAGTAGGAGATGTAGTTATAATTAAGGAGGACTGCACTCCGCCCAGCAAATGGAAACTAGGCATTATAACAACTGTGCACCCAGGGAAGGACGAGGTGGTACGTGTAGTAACAGTTCGCACATCGAACGGTACTGAATTAAAAAGGCCTGTGGTTAAATTATGTAGGTTACCTGTGCTAGAAAATACACCAGTTGTTGAAAAAGATGATTTTCAACGGGGGGAGGATGTCGCCGCCACGACGGTAGATGAGCCGTAG
- the LOC132933182 gene encoding uncharacterized protein LOC132933182 codes for MNFVSKNFAKLLQLPRHKTMVPISGIGAGQIQSVSCISVKVTSRVKQFDVDLVCHVLPVVVDALRNCPKPASGWDIPEDLRAKLADPFFDVSGKVDLLIGGGTFFDLFEPKRVRLPFRGVCLQDSKFGWVVTGEIGTTSLLATCSIGQACEDKFRILCKDELEAYGASSKSNKKCIEEQRALKHFEETANRDKTGRFVLRLPLKPEKCKLGSTLEMATTRFLSVERRLQKDEELKMQYISFMEEYLKMGHMKKVCQELNPPEYVFYLPHHPIIKLSSLTTKLRVVFDASAKSSSNISLNDVLMCGPTVQEDLFSILVRFRRYQFVITADIEKMFRQINVASEDQDFQRIVWRSQPDEALQIYRLTTVTYRTTAASFMATNCLISLAEGARESHPKVSRIIQLLYGRINDRRRYN; via the coding sequence ATGAATTTTGTGTCCAAAAATTTCGCCAAGTTGTTGCAACTTCCACGTCATAAAACAATGGTGCCGATAAGTGGAATTGGAGCCGGTCAGATACAGTCAGTATCTTGTATATCCGTTAAAGTAACATCTCGTGTAAAACAGTTTGATGTAGATTTGGTTTGTCATGTATTGCCAGTAGTGGTTGATGCCTTACGTAATTGTCCAAAACCAGCAAGCGGATGGGACATACCAGAAGACCTGAGAGCGAAGCTGGCTGATCCCTTCTTTGACGTTTCGGGAAAGGTTGACCTACTTATCGGCGGTGGAACATTCTTCGATCTATTCGAGCCAAAAAGAGTTCGGTTGCCATTTAGAGGTGTCTGCTTGCAAGATTCAAAGTTTGGTTGGGTAGTTACAGGAGAAATTGGCACTACCTCGCTTTTAGCTACATGCTCTATTGGACAAGCATGTGAGGACAAATTTAGAATTCTATGTAAGGATGAGCTTGAGGCATACGGAGCATCATCCAAGTCCAATAAGAAATGCATTGAAGAGCAGAGAGCTCTAAAGCATTTTGAGGAAACCGCGAATCGAGACAAGACGGGCCGGTTTGTGCTACGACTTCCATTGAAACCTGAAAAATGTAAACTTGGAAGCACGCTAGAAATGGCCACCACTAGATTCCTGAGTGTTGAGCGAAGGCTTCAGAAGGATGAAGAACTGAAGATGCAATATATAAGTTTCATGGAGGAATATTTGAAAATGGGCCACATGAAAAAGGTGTGTCAAGAGTTAAATCCACCTGAATATGTTTTCTATCTTCCCCACCATCCAATAATTAAGTTGTCAAGCCTCACAACGAAACTGCGAGTCGTTTTTGACGCATCAGCTAAGAGCTCTTCGAACATATCGCTGAATGATGTTCTTATGTGTGGGCCGACAGTCCAAGAGGAcctgttttcaattttggtaAGATTTCGCAGATATCAGTTTGTTATAACAGCAgatatagaaaaaatgtttaggcAAATAAATGTAGCTTCGGAGGATCAAGATTTTCAGAGAATAGTTTGGCGGTCGCAACCAGATGAAGCGCTACAAATCTATCGCCTCACCACTGTGACCTACAGGACGACAGCAGCATCATTCATGGCCACCAATTGTTTAATATCGTTAGCGGAAGGTGCAAGAGAAAGTCATCCAAAGGTTTCAAGAATCATACAACTTCTATATGGACGAATTAATGACCGGCGCCGATACAACTGA